From a region of the Campylobacter showae CSUNSWCD genome:
- a CDS encoding type II toxin-antitoxin system PemK/MazF family toxin, producing MSESKFDEWNEVKKTTNSQSPKKIKIKVGSIYWVRVGQNVGSETYGKGDEFIRPVLVVNKIYISEFINAFIGIPLSSKTKDKSGYLYHKFTTTKGKANVALLAQIRIFDARRVSDYYKGKILNADFEAIKEKLKSNIIG from the coding sequence ATGAGCGAGAGTAAATTTGACGAGTGGAACGAAGTAAAGAAAACTACAAATTCCCAAAGCCCAAAGAAAATCAAAATAAAAGTAGGCTCTATCTACTGGGTAAGGGTAGGACAAAACGTGGGCAGTGAGACTTATGGCAAAGGAGACGAGTTTATCCGTCCTGTGCTGGTGGTAAATAAAATTTACATATCCGAGTTTATTAACGCCTTTATCGGTATCCCGCTAAGCTCGAAAACGAAAGACAAATCAGGCTACTTGTATCATAAATTTACCACAACAAAAGGCAAGGCTAATGTCGCGCTTTTGGCGCAAATACGCATATTTGACGCTAGGCGTGTGAGCGATTATTACAAAGGCAAGATTTTAAATGCTGATTTTGAAGCGATAAAGGAAAAGCTAAAAAGTAATATCATAGGGTAA
- the ssb gene encoding single-stranded DNA-binding protein — translation MFNRVVLVGNLTRDIELRYTQSGAAIGSSGIAVTRKYTLNGEKREETCFIDITFFGKQAEIANQYLSKGSKLLVEGRLKFDQWTDNNGQNRSKHTVVVENMEMLGGGQQSNQGYQQGGYSNQRPQQSASKKPQQQKPPESYDAPEIDVDADKYDDGDETIPF, via the coding sequence TTTAACAGAGTAGTTTTAGTCGGAAATTTGACGCGAGATATTGAGTTGCGCTACACCCAAAGCGGCGCGGCGATAGGCAGCTCAGGCATAGCCGTCACCCGAAAATACACGCTAAACGGGGAGAAGCGCGAGGAAACGTGTTTTATCGACATAACGTTTTTTGGAAAACAAGCAGAAATAGCAAATCAGTATCTCTCCAAAGGCTCAAAGCTTTTAGTAGAAGGTCGATTGAAATTTGACCAATGGACGGACAACAACGGACAAAACAGAAGCAAACACACGGTAGTCGTCGAGAATATGGAAATGCTAGGCGGAGGGCAACAAAGCAATCAGGGCTATCAGCAAGGCGGGTATTCAAATCAGCGCCCACAACAAAGCGCGTCTAAGAAACCGCAACAGCAAAAACCGCCTGAAAGCTACGACGCGCCAGAAATAGACGTGGACGCCGACAAATACGATGACGGCGACGAAACGATACCATTTTAA
- a CDS encoding P63C domain-containing protein, with product MTDENLIKATCKEPKNAKVTHKGDWKIADDITIECYVTDDKRRLLSLRGTARAMDLRGGGSGALLRNLKAAWIQPFLSDHLKIWILGADTQSLGKISGVVGPAFIPFEAELFVDVCKAYVMADNRGILNENQSAIAKRLLHIMSAFAKVGIVALVDEITGYQKEREEDELQKILSKYISAEFLEWTKRFPDEFYEQIFRLKEWGEFQTHHKMPQIVGKITNEIVYKQLPEGVLEELRNKTPKSESGNNLYKFHQSLTLDTGIPHLDKHLISVITLMKVADDWDDFIYLFNKSYSKNYQLRFDFDKESK from the coding sequence ATGACCGATGAAAATCTAATCAAAGCCACGTGTAAAGAGCCGAAAAACGCCAAAGTAACTCACAAGGGCGACTGGAAAATCGCGGACGACATCACGATAGAGTGCTACGTCACCGACGATAAGCGTCGTCTTTTATCTCTGCGCGGGACGGCTCGGGCTATGGATTTAAGAGGCGGAGGTAGCGGTGCATTGCTTAGAAATTTAAAAGCCGCTTGGATACAGCCTTTTTTATCGGACCATCTAAAAATATGGATTTTAGGGGCTGATACGCAAAGTTTGGGTAAAATTTCGGGGGTCGTCGGACCGGCGTTTATCCCGTTTGAAGCCGAGCTATTCGTTGATGTTTGCAAAGCTTACGTTATGGCGGACAATAGGGGTATTTTAAACGAAAATCAAAGCGCGATAGCAAAAAGACTGCTCCATATTATGTCTGCATTTGCCAAAGTCGGTATCGTCGCCCTCGTTGATGAAATAACGGGCTATCAAAAAGAGCGCGAAGAAGACGAACTTCAAAAGATACTTTCTAAATACATCTCCGCCGAGTTTTTAGAATGGACGAAGCGTTTCCCCGACGAGTTTTACGAGCAAATTTTTAGGCTCAAAGAGTGGGGCGAGTTTCAAACTCACCACAAAATGCCGCAAATCGTAGGCAAGATAACAAACGAAATAGTGTACAAGCAGCTCCCCGAGGGCGTGCTTGAGGAGCTTAGAAATAAAACGCCCAAAAGCGAAAGCGGAAACAACTTATATAAATTTCATCAGAGCTTAACGCTAGACACGGGCATACCGCACCTTGATAAGCACCTAATATCCGTTATTACGCTTATGAAAGTAGCTGACGATTGGGACGATTTTATCTATCTTTTTAACAAATCGTATTCTAAAAACTATCAGCTACGATTTGATTTTGACAAGGAGAGCAAATGA